The genomic segment CCGTGTCCCGGCGGGTACGGGAGTTCGGCACGCTCAAGGCGCTGGGGTGGAAGTCGGGGCGGGTGACCCGGCAGGTGGTCGGCGAGGCCGTCGTCAACGGGCTGGTGGGCGGTGCGCTCGGTATCGCGCTGGGGCTCGGTGGGGCGTACGTCGTGACGGCGATCAGTCCGACGCTGCAGGCGGAGGTCGGGGCGACGGGTGGTGGCTTCGGCGGGCCCGGCGGGGGTGGCTTCCCCGGTGGAGGCGGCCCCGGTGGTGGGCAGCAGGCCGCTTCGAACGCGCTGGAAGTGGCTCTCACGGCGCCTGTCAGCGTCAGCACGATCGCCCTCGCGGTGGGGCTGGCCGTGGCAGGTGGGCTGATCGCGGGGGCGTTCGGTGGGTGGCGTGCCTCGCGGCTGAGGCCGGCGGACGCGTTGCGGCGCGTGGAGTAGGCAGGCCGGTCCAGGCGGATCACCCCGTCAACCCCCTCACACCTCACAGGAGTTGCACATGTACGTACTCACCGGTGTCACCAAGCGCTACGCGCGCGGCAAGGACACCGTCACCGCACTCGACGGGGTCGATCTCACCGTCGCGGATGGGGATCGGCTGGTCATCCAGGGGCCCACCGGGGGTGGGAAGTCCACGTTGCTCCAGATGCTCGGGGGGTTGGACAAGCCGTCCGACGGGAGCATCGAGCTGGACGGCACCGATCTGGCGAGGCTGTCGGAGGGCAGGCTCACGAAGGTGCGGAGCGAGAACATCGGGTTCGTGTTCCAGAGCTTCAACCTGATTCCGACGCTGACCGCGCAGGAGAACGTCGAGACGGCTCTCGTGCCGCTCAAGGTGAAGACGAAGGAGCGGCGCGAGCGGGCCGCCGAGGCGCTGGAGTCGGTCGGGCTGGGGGATCGGCTGGGGCATCTGCCGGCCGAGCTGTCGGGTGGTCAGCAGCAGCGCGTCGCGATCGCCCGCGCGTTGGTGAAGCGGCCGAAGGTACTGCTCGCGGACGAGCCCACCGGCAACCTCGACGAGTCCACGCGTGACGAGATCATGGAGGTCCTGGAGACGCTGTGGAAGGAGCACGGGCTCACTTTCATCATGGTCACCCATGACTCGGCGCTGGCGAAGAAGGCCCCCCGGGTCGCGACGATCCGCAAGGGGCGCATCACGGTGAAGGAGAACGCCGGGGCGTGAGGTGCCCGCGGCGTCGAGCGCCCAGGGTTTGGGGCGCGTCGGCGTGGAGTCCGGGGCGCGTGCGGCTTGCGCGTGGCCCCGGGTTCGCCGCTTTGCGCCCAGCCGCGAGGCGTGTGGCGCGAGTTGACCCCCGGTCATACTGCGTAGACCGGGGGGAATTGACGCGTATGTGTGCGGAAGGTCCCCCTGTCGGACCAAGGGGGAGACTTGCGCAGACATGTGAAGCGCGCGTGCACGGCCACGATCGCCATGGCGTCGGCCGTGGCGCTGGCGGCGGGAACGACCGGCCCGGCGTCCGCGATATCCGAGCGTCCGACGGGCATGACCGACGCGACCGGGATGACCGACGTGACAGGCACGACCGTGGCGGACCTCACGGGCATCAAGGGCATCAAGGGCCTCACGGGCATCAAGGGCCTCAAGAACCTCGACGACCTCAGGGGAGGGGGCGGCGCCGGCCTCAGGGCGAGTCACCGCATCACCCTCGTCACGGGCGACCGGGTCCTCGTCGACGCCGAGGGCCGCGTGCTCGGCCTGGAGCGGGCGAAGGGCCGCGCGGGCGTCCCGGTCCAGCTGCGTGAGGTCGACGGCCACACCTATGTGCTGCCGGCCGACGCGGCCCGGCTCATCTCCACCGGGAGGGTCGACCAGCGGCTCTTCGACGTCACCGAGCTGAACCGTTCGGTGACCCGCACCTCCCAGAAGCAGGGCCTGAAGCTGATCGTCGGCTACTCGGGGACCGCCGCCGGAGCCCGGGCCGACGTACGGGACGCGGGCGACACCCGGGTCCGCCGCACCCTGCGGACCCTGAACGCCGACGCGGTGCTCACCCCCCGGGACGACGCCGCCGCGCTGTGGAAGGCGCTCACCGACGCCGACGGCACCACCGCCACCGGGGTCGCGAACCTCTGGCTGGACGGCGTCCGCGAGGTCAGCCTCGACACGTCCGTCCAGCAGATCGGCGCCCCGAAGGCCTGGAAGGCCGGCCTCGACGGCAAGGGCGTCACCATCGCGGTACTGGACACGGGCATCGACGCGACCCACCCGGACCTCAAGGGCCAGGTGGCTGCCGCCAAGAACTTCTCCACCTCGCCCGACACCACGGACAAGTACGGCCACGGCACGCACGTCGCCTCCATCGCGGCGGGCACGGGGGCCCGCTCCAAGGGCAGGTTCAAGGGGGTCGCGCCCGGCGCCGAACTGCTCAACGGCAAGGTGCTGAGCGACGAGGGATACGGCGACGACTCCGGCATCATCGCCGGCATGGAGTGGGCCGCCGAGCAGGGCGCCGACGTGGTCAACCTCAGCCTGGGCGGCGGCGACACCCCCGAGGTCGACCCGATGGAGGCGGAGATCAACAAGCTCTCCGCCGAGAAGGGCATCCTCTTCGCGGTCGCCGCCGGCAACGAGGGCGAGGGGGGCGGGCAGACGGTCGGCTCGCCGGGCAGCGCGGCCGCCGCGCTCACCGTCGGCGCGGTCGACGACAAGGACAGGCTCGCCTCGTTCTCCAGCCGCGGCCCCGGCCTGGACGGCCAGATCAAGCCCGACGTGACCGCGCCCGGCGTCGCCGTCACCGCCGCCGCGGCCCCGGGCAGCGTCATCGAGCGGGAGGTCGGCCAGAAGCCCAAGGGCTACCTGACCATCTCCGGTACGTCGATGGCGACCCCGCACGTCGCGGGCGCCGCCGCCCTCCTCAAGCAGCAGCACCCGAAGTGGACGTACCGCGAACTGAAGGCGGCCCTCGTCGCGTCGGCCAAGGGGGGCCGGTACACGCCCTTCGAGCAGGGCTCGGGGCGCATCCGGGTCGACAAGGCGGTCAAGCAGACCGTCGTCGCCGCCCCGGTCTCGGTCGACTTCGGCGTCCAGGAGTGGCCGCACACCGACGACAAGCCGGTGACCAGGAAACTCACCTACAAGAACCTCGGTTCCAAGGCCGTCACCCTCGGCCTCTCGGTGACCGGCACCAACCCGAAGGGCAAGCCCGCCCCGGCCGGGTTCTTCAAGCTCGGCGCCAAGAAGGTCACCGTTCCCGCGGGCGGCAAGGCCACGGTGAAGGTGATCGTCGACACCAGGCTCGGTGGCGGCCTCGACGGCGCCTACTCCGCGTACGTCACCGCCGTCGGCGGCGGCCGGAGCGTACGCACGGCGGCGGCGGTGCGGCGCGAGGCGGAGGCGTACGACGTCACGCTCAGGATGGTCGGCCGGGACGGCGAGCCGGCCGTCCACCACATGCTCGACCTGACCGGTGTCTCCGGGCTCGCCGAGGGCGCGTGGTTCACGCCGTACGACAAGGACGGCACGGTCGAGCTGCGGGTGCCGGAGGGGACCTACATCCTCAACGCCGGGATCGTCGTGGATCCGCGGGACCACAGCAAGGGAACGGCCTGGCTGTCCCGGCCGACGCTGACCGTCGACCGGAAGACCTCCCTCACCCTGGACGCCCGCAAGACGAAACCCGTGGACCTCACCGTGCCCGACCCGGCCGCCGAACCGGCCTTCGCCGCACCGGACTTCACCCTCCGGGTGGGCGGCAGCGGGTACACCTTCGGCTGGCTGCTCGACACCTACGAAGGGTTCCGTACCGCGCACCTCGGTCCGCGGCTCACCGGCGGCCGGCTCAGCCAGAACTGGGCGGGCCAGTGGACCAAGGGCGACAGCGCCCAGTACGCCGTCGCCACCGGTGGCAAGGTCGACAGGCTCGCCACCGGCTTCACCAAGCGCTGGAAGAAGGGCGACCTGGCCACGGTGAAGACCGGCCTCGGCTCCTCCGCCGCGGGCAAGAAGGGCGCCGTCATCCCCTGGGCCTGGCTTCCCGGCAGCCCCGGCTCACCCGCCGTGGCCGTACCGCAGCCGCTGCCCGGCAGGCGCACGCTGTATCTGTCCGCCACCGACGGGGTGAGGTGGAGCCTCGACTTCGAGCAGTACGGCGCGGAGGACGAACAGGGCTTCCCGATCCTGGACGCCTACTACACGGCCGGCGACAGCCGGACCTACAAGGCGGGCAAGACGTACGCCCAGACCTTCAACGTCGGTGTCTTCGGCCCGCGGCTCACCGGGTTCTACGGCATCCGGCGTGACGGGAACCACCTGTACGGCCTGCTGCCGATGTTCGCCGACGGGCAGGGGCACGACGGGGCGTCCTTCTACGAGAAGGTCACGACGACCCTGTACCGCGACGGGAAGAAGTTCGCCTCGGGCGAGGACGCGCTGGACGGGTCGGGCCGGTTCACGGTCCCGGCGGACCTCGCCCGCTACCGTCTGACGACGTCCCTCTCCCGGGCGGCCGAGCTGGCCACGGCCTCCTCCCGGATCGACGCGAGCTGGACCTTCACGTCGAAGAAGACCGCGAACGACACGGAACTCCCGGTCTCCACGGTCCGCTTCGGCGCCCCGTTCCTGGGCCTCGACAGCACGGCCCCGGCCGGCACGAAGGGCACCGTCCGCGTCACCGTGCAGGGGGCGGCCGCAGGCAAGAACCTCAAGTCGCTGGCCGTGTACGTGTCGGGCGACGGCAAGAAGTGGACCGAGGTCGCCGTGAGGAACGGCACGTTCACGTACGGGACTCCGGCGGCGGGCAAGAGCGTGTCGCTGCGCGCCGAGGTGAGCGACAAGAAGGGGAACACGTCGACGGTGACGATCCACGACGCCTACTTCGGCACGTGAGCGCGGGGCGCCCCGGCGGGCGTGCGTGACCGGCACGGCCCGCCAGGCGCCCGTGACCGCGACGGCCCGCCAGGGGTGCTGCCTCCGGCGGGCCGTCTCGCGTACGGCCCAAGGAGCCCCAGGGGCTTCCGATGGATCTCCGTGGACGCTGCGGAGATCCAACGGCGACCCCCTAAGGCGTCGCCGTCGGCCTGCGGGTCGCGTCCGTGCCCCAGCTGGCCAGGAGGCGGAGGGCGTCGGCGGAGGGGGAGCCCGGTTCGGCGTGGTAGGTGATCAGGTTCTGCTCGTGGTCGTCGGGCAGACTGAACGTCTCGAAGGAGAGGGTGAGGTCACCGACCAGCGGGTGGCACATCCGCTTCAGCCCGTGGCTCTTCTCCTTCACGTCGTGCGTCGCCCACAGCCGCCGGAACTCCTCACTCTTCACCGACAACTCGCCCACCAGCGCCGACAGCAGCGGATCGTCCGGATGGCAGCCCGCGTCCATCCGCAGATAGCTGACCATGTCGGCAGCCTTCTGGTCCCAGTCGACGTACAGATCACGGTAGTCGGGCCGCAGGAACACCATCCGCGCCCAGTTCCGCTCCTGTGCCGGCAGCGCCGACCAGTCCCCGAAGACCGCCGCCGCCATCCGGTTCCAGATAAGGATGTCCGAGCGCCGGCCCGTGACGTACGCGGGGATGCCGTCCAGGGTGTCGATCAGCTGCCGCAGGGCCCCCCGCACCTGCTGCGGACGGGCCGACCGCTTCTTCTTGTGCGCCTTCGGCTTCGCGAGATGTGTGAGATGGGCGTGCTCGGCGTCGTTCAGCCGGAGGGCGCGCGCGATGGCGTCGAGCACCTCCGCCGACACGTTGCGCCCGTTGCCCTGCTCCAGCCGCGTGTAGTACGCCACCGACACACCCGCGAGCTGCGCCAGCTCCTCCCGGCGCAGCCCGGGAACCCGCCGGTGCCGCCCGAAGGCTGGCAGCCCCACGTCCTCCGGCTTCAGCCGGGCCCGCCGGGTGCGCAGGAACTCGCTGAGCTCGGCACGCCGGTCCAGCGCACCGGCGGCTCCGGCCTCGCCGAAGGGCGGCTCCTGTACGGCTTCGGGCTGTTCGTTCATACGACAAGTATTCACGGTCGTACGCCCATGAGCCTGACCCCGCCAGTGGTAGGACCAGCGGACGTACGCAAAGCCGTGGCCTGGGTGGCCCCTGGGATTTCGGGCAGGCTGGTATCCGCAGCCGGCCCGAAGGCAGGCCGGATGCGGGACGACGATCAGGAGAATCCCGGCATGACCACCACTGTTGCCGCCTATGCGGCGCCCGCCGCCAAGGCTCCGCTGGAGCGCACCACCATCGAGCGCCGCGAAGTCGGTGAGTTCGACGTTCTGATCGACATCAAGTACGCCGGTATCTGTCACTCGGACATCCACCAGGCCCGTGAGGGCTGGGGCGAAGCCATCTTCCCGATGGTTCCGGGGCACGAGATCGCCGGTGTCGTCGAGGCCGTCGGTTCCGGCGTCACCAAGTTCGCCGTCGGCGACAAGGTGGGTGTCGGCTGCATGGTCGACTCCTGCCGTGAGTGCGAGAACTGCGAGGCGGGGCTGGAGCAGTACTGCCTCAAGGGCAACGTCGGCACGTACAACGCCATCGGCAAGGACGGCGAGCCCACCTACGGCGGCTACGCGGAGAAGATCGTCGTCGACGAGGCCTTCACCGTACGCATCCCCGACGGCATCGCCCTCGACGAGGCCGCGCCCCTGCTGTGCGCGGGCATCACCCTGTACTCCCCGCTCAGGCACTGGAACGCCGGCCCCGGCAAGAAGGTCGCCGT from the Streptomyces sp. NBC_00310 genome contains:
- a CDS encoding NAD(P)-dependent alcohol dehydrogenase; amino-acid sequence: MTTTVAAYAAPAAKAPLERTTIERREVGEFDVLIDIKYAGICHSDIHQAREGWGEAIFPMVPGHEIAGVVEAVGSGVTKFAVGDKVGVGCMVDSCRECENCEAGLEQYCLKGNVGTYNAIGKDGEPTYGGYAEKIVVDEAFTVRIPDGIALDEAAPLLCAGITLYSPLRHWNAGPGKKVAVVGLGGLGHMGVKIAHALGAEVTVLSQSLRKQEDGFKLGADHYYATSDEATFKELAGTFDLIVSTVSAPLKLDAYLSLLKTDGAFVNVGAPEEPVALNLFSVIAGRKTLAGSGIGGIRETQEMLDFCAEHGLGAEIELIRADQINEAYERVLASDVRYRFVIDTSTI
- a CDS encoding ABC transporter ATP-binding protein, producing MYVLTGVTKRYARGKDTVTALDGVDLTVADGDRLVIQGPTGGGKSTLLQMLGGLDKPSDGSIELDGTDLARLSEGRLTKVRSENIGFVFQSFNLIPTLTAQENVETALVPLKVKTKERRERAAEALESVGLGDRLGHLPAELSGGQQQRVAIARALVKRPKVLLADEPTGNLDESTRDEIMEVLETLWKEHGLTFIMVTHDSALAKKAPRVATIRKGRITVKENAGA
- a CDS encoding S8 family peptidase encodes the protein MRRHVKRACTATIAMASAVALAAGTTGPASAISERPTGMTDATGMTDVTGTTVADLTGIKGIKGLTGIKGLKNLDDLRGGGGAGLRASHRITLVTGDRVLVDAEGRVLGLERAKGRAGVPVQLREVDGHTYVLPADAARLISTGRVDQRLFDVTELNRSVTRTSQKQGLKLIVGYSGTAAGARADVRDAGDTRVRRTLRTLNADAVLTPRDDAAALWKALTDADGTTATGVANLWLDGVREVSLDTSVQQIGAPKAWKAGLDGKGVTIAVLDTGIDATHPDLKGQVAAAKNFSTSPDTTDKYGHGTHVASIAAGTGARSKGRFKGVAPGAELLNGKVLSDEGYGDDSGIIAGMEWAAEQGADVVNLSLGGGDTPEVDPMEAEINKLSAEKGILFAVAAGNEGEGGGQTVGSPGSAAAALTVGAVDDKDRLASFSSRGPGLDGQIKPDVTAPGVAVTAAAAPGSVIEREVGQKPKGYLTISGTSMATPHVAGAAALLKQQHPKWTYRELKAALVASAKGGRYTPFEQGSGRIRVDKAVKQTVVAAPVSVDFGVQEWPHTDDKPVTRKLTYKNLGSKAVTLGLSVTGTNPKGKPAPAGFFKLGAKKVTVPAGGKATVKVIVDTRLGGGLDGAYSAYVTAVGGGRSVRTAAAVRREAEAYDVTLRMVGRDGEPAVHHMLDLTGVSGLAEGAWFTPYDKDGTVELRVPEGTYILNAGIVVDPRDHSKGTAWLSRPTLTVDRKTSLTLDARKTKPVDLTVPDPAAEPAFAAPDFTLRVGGSGYTFGWLLDTYEGFRTAHLGPRLTGGRLSQNWAGQWTKGDSAQYAVATGGKVDRLATGFTKRWKKGDLATVKTGLGSSAAGKKGAVIPWAWLPGSPGSPAVAVPQPLPGRRTLYLSATDGVRWSLDFEQYGAEDEQGFPILDAYYTAGDSRTYKAGKTYAQTFNVGVFGPRLTGFYGIRRDGNHLYGLLPMFADGQGHDGASFYEKVTTTLYRDGKKFASGEDALDGSGRFTVPADLARYRLTTSLSRAAELATASSRIDASWTFTSKKTANDTELPVSTVRFGAPFLGLDSTAPAGTKGTVRVTVQGAAAGKNLKSLAVYVSGDGKKWTEVAVRNGTFTYGTPAAGKSVSLRAEVSDKKGNTSTVTIHDAYFGT
- a CDS encoding helix-turn-helix transcriptional regulator, translated to MNEQPEAVQEPPFGEAGAAGALDRRAELSEFLRTRRARLKPEDVGLPAFGRHRRVPGLRREELAQLAGVSVAYYTRLEQGNGRNVSAEVLDAIARALRLNDAEHAHLTHLAKPKAHKKKRSARPQQVRGALRQLIDTLDGIPAYVTGRRSDILIWNRMAAAVFGDWSALPAQERNWARMVFLRPDYRDLYVDWDQKAADMVSYLRMDAGCHPDDPLLSALVGELSVKSEEFRRLWATHDVKEKSHGLKRMCHPLVGDLTLSFETFSLPDDHEQNLITYHAEPGSPSADALRLLASWGTDATRRPTATP